CAGCGCCTCGTCGACTTTGGCGAAGCCACCCCGGCTGGCGTCGACCAGTTGATAGCCCGCCGCAGGCTCGGTGGCGTGCGCAAGAATCAACTCGATGTTCGGCGCCACGCCATGATCATCCGGTACGGCCAGCGCGCCATACAGTGAGCGCTTGCCTCTCTCGCCGAGTGCCAGTCCGGCCAGGGTCGTGCCGGTGCCACAGGCCAGCCACCAGGCGTCAAAATCATCCCATCCCACGTTGGCCAATTGTCCGTCGACCTGCTGCCTGATCGCCGCGCAACCCAGTGCGCCGGCCAGTCCACCACCGCCCTCAGGCACTGCGTGCAACATCGGATATTGCGCCTGCCACGGCGTCCAGAATCCAGCTTCGTGCCGCGCGCGGTAGCCGCCGTAACCCAGCCAATGCACCCGCATGCCGAACGCGTGCAGATCCTGCACTGTCGGCGTGTCCTGCGGGTGCCCGCGCAGCAGCCCCACGGTTGTGAACCCCAGCCGCTTGCCCGCCGCAGCCAGCGCATGCAGATGATTGGAATGCGCGCCGCCAAGACTGATGATGCCATCGGCGCCGGCACGCTCAGCGGCTTTGAGGTGTTCGACGAGTTTGAACCACTTGTTGCCGCTGATCAGCGGGTCGATCCGGTCCAGACGCAGGATCGCGACTTCGATGCCGGCGCTTGCCAGCCAGTCCAGATGGAGGGGTTCGAGCGGGGCTTGGGGTAGCCAGTTGGCGGGAGGCAAAAGCATGGGCACTGCACAATCTGGAAAAGACCACATACTAGTAGGAGCTGCCGCAGGCTGCGATCTTTTGATCTTGCTTTTGAACACAAGATCAACAGATCGCAGCCTGCGGCAGCTCCTACAAAATGTGTTTACAGCTCAGCCGCCAGACGCGAGCCCTGATTGATCGCCCGCTTGGCATCCAGCTCCGCCGCCACATCCGCACCGCCGATCAAGTGCACATTCTGCCCGGCGGTAACCAGGCCTTCGTGCAACTCACGCAGCGGATCCTGCCCCGCGCAGATCACGATGTTGTCCACCGCCAGCAGTTGCGGCTCGCCGGTTTCGCCGATGCGAATATGCAGACCCTGGTCATCAATGCTCAGATATTCGACGCTGTTAAGCATCTGCACCTGCTTGTTCTTCAGACCGGTGCGGTGAATCCAGCCGGTGGTTTTGCCCAGACCGTCGCCGACCTTGGTTTTCTTGCGCTGCAACAGGAACACTTCACGGGCCGGCGCGTGCGGTGCCGCTTTGATTCCCGCCACACCACCACGGGCTTGCAGTTGCGTGTCGATGCCCCACTCTTTCCAGAATGCCGTGCGATCCAGACTGGTGGCCACGCCTTGATGGACGAGGAACTCCGACACGTCAAAACCGATACCACCCGCACCAATCACCGCCACGCGCTTGCCGACCGGCTTGCGCTCGAGGATCACGTCCAGATAACTCAGGACCTTGGCATTCTCGACACCCGGAATCGCCGGCACGCGCGGGGCAATACCGGTGGCGAGAATGATTTCGTCGTAACCGCCTTCAACCAGTTTTGTCACGTCGACTCGGGTGTTCAGGCACACCTCGACATTCGTGGTCTGCAACTTGCGCTTGAAGTAGCGCAGGGTTTCGAAAAACTCTTCCTTGCCCGGCACGCGCTTGGCGATATTGAACTGACCACCAATCTCACTGGCCGAATCGAACAGCGTGACCTGATGACCGCGCTCGGCGGCCACGGTGGCGGCGGACAACCCGGCAGGGCCGGCACCGACCACGGCGATTTTCTTGATCTGCTGCACCGGCAGGTAGTTGAGTTCGGTTTCGTGGCAGGCGCGCGGGTTGACCAGGCAACTGGTGAGCTTGCCGCCAAAGGTGTGGTCGAGGCACGCCTGGTTGCAGCCGATGCAGGTGTTGATTTCGTCGGCGCGGCCTTCGGCGGCCTTGTTGACGAACTCCGGGTCGGC
This genomic interval from Pseudomonas koreensis contains the following:
- a CDS encoding 1-aminocyclopropane-1-carboxylate deaminase/D-cysteine desulfhydrase, translated to MLLPPANWLPQAPLEPLHLDWLASAGIEVAILRLDRIDPLISGNKWFKLVEHLKAAERAGADGIISLGGAHSNHLHALAAAGKRLGFTTVGLLRGHPQDTPTVQDLHAFGMRVHWLGYGGYRARHEAGFWTPWQAQYPMLHAVPEGGGGLAGALGCAAIRQQVDGQLANVGWDDFDAWWLACGTGTTLAGLALGERGKRSLYGALAVPDDHGVAPNIELILAHATEPAAGYQLVDASRGGFAKVDEALLTFIEQTEQASGIPLEPLYTGKALLALKQHVESGGFAAGTRLIFVHTGGLQGRRGFAATP
- a CDS encoding NADPH-dependent 2,4-dienoyl-CoA reductase; this encodes MTAAHYPHLLAPLDLGFTTLRNRTLMGSMHTGLEEKPGGFERMAAYFAERARGGVGLMVTGGIGPNDEGGVYSGAAKLTSEEEALKHRIVTRAVHEAGGKICMQILHAGRYAYSPKQVAPSAIQAPINPFKPKELDEEGIEKQISDFVTCSVLAQSAEYDGVEIMGSEGYFINQFLAAHTNHRTDRWGGSYENRMRLPVEIVRRVREAVGPNFIIIFRLSMLDLVEGGSTWDEIVMLAKAIEQAGATIINTGIGWHEARIPTIATKVPRAAFSKVTAKLRGSVSIPLITTNRINTPEIAEQILAEGDADMVSMARPFLADPEFVNKAAEGRADEINTCIGCNQACLDHTFGGKLTSCLVNPRACHETELNYLPVQQIKKIAVVGAGPAGLSAATVAAERGHQVTLFDSASEIGGQFNIAKRVPGKEEFFETLRYFKRKLQTTNVEVCLNTRVDVTKLVEGGYDEIILATGIAPRVPAIPGVENAKVLSYLDVILERKPVGKRVAVIGAGGIGFDVSEFLVHQGVATSLDRTAFWKEWGIDTQLQARGGVAGIKAAPHAPAREVFLLQRKKTKVGDGLGKTTGWIHRTGLKNKQVQMLNSVEYLSIDDQGLHIRIGETGEPQLLAVDNIVICAGQDPLRELHEGLVTAGQNVHLIGGADVAAELDAKRAINQGSRLAAEL